From one Pempheris klunzingeri isolate RE-2024b chromosome 5, fPemKlu1.hap1, whole genome shotgun sequence genomic stretch:
- the LOC139201799 gene encoding cytosolic 5'-nucleotidase 1B — MVSTVQNTDVKQKDADRAVVVAVSSGAVFGSGADDDDEDVYGEGVAFPLLQALQRVNGRLLEENPAELLLFDVVLITTDSRQQQQSSRIMSRTRHYGLEVSRFCFSSEEDFVESLLKLNVQLFLSTDGNEALQASQKGVLSALLDQQIASCPSEQLRVMFCGDAIIRPDTGSTPASRQAAQTFSAQLGKMRQSFGMCDSPLSIVLVTSHGGRESCSAALLTLRSRGLSVDEAYCLAGAPRGPILSLLRPHFLLSDGFSSLEE, encoded by the exons aAAGATGCTGATCGTGCAGTGGTTGTCGCGGTATCTTCTGGTGCAGTGTTTGGATCTGGAGctgacgatgatgatgaagatgtgtACGGAGAGGGCGTGGCTTTcccactgctgcag GCTCTGCAGAGAGTGAATGGGCGCCTGCTGGAGGAAAATCCTGCTGagttgctgctgtttgatgtCGTCCTGATCACCACAGACAGcaggcaacagcagcagagctcccGCATCATGAGCCGCACCAGACATTATG GTCTTGAAGTGAGCAGGTTCTGTTTTTCCAGCGAGGAGGATTTCGTCGAGAGTTTACTGAAACTTAACGTGCAGCTCTTCCTGTCGACGGACGGAAACGAGGCGCTGCAGGCATCGCAGAAAG GTGTTCTCTCAGCACTGCTGGACCAGCAGATAGCTTCCTGTCCATCAGAGCAGCTCAGAGTAATGTTCTGTGGTGATGCCATCATCCGGCCCGACACTGGCTCAACGCCGGCGAGCCGACAGGCCGCTCAG ACTTTCTCGGCTCAGCTAGGCAAGATGCGGCAGAGTTTCGGCATGTGCGACAGCCCCCTCAGCATCGTCCTGGTAACGTCGCATGGTGGGAGGGAAAGCTGCAGCGCCGCCCTGCTGACGCTGCGTTCTCGTGGACTGAGCGTGGACGAGGCGTACTGCCTGGCCGGGGCCCCGCGGGGGCCAATCCTGTCCCTGCTTCGACCTCATTTCCTGCTCAGCGACGGCTTCAGTAGCCTGGAGGAGTGA